The nucleotide window CATCGCGTTCTTTGTTGTTTTTCTATTCATGTGGAGCGCACCCTCATACTCACAGTCCATTTCCTGTACCTGCAGGTACAAGGGTGAAGACTATGGCGTCGGCGAATCCATATGCCTGAAAAGCCCGGATGGCATGCGACTGGCCACCTGTCAGATGGTTCTCAACAATACGTCATGGAACTTCAGCAGCACGCCCTGCCCGCTTTCGAAGCTTATGACACCGAAGTTGAAGGAAACGGACAAGCAGCCGACGCGGTCGCTACCGTTGTCGAACCGGAAGCACTCTTAACACCGGTTTATTGAGACGGAACCTGCTGTGAGGCCAGGATGTCCGGTCGGTTTTGTTCGATCCATCCATCAGCTAGCGAACGCGCTTGCTGGCGCACGGTTTCGGGAGAGACCGCGAAATATTGTTCGTGCATCGCGTTGATCCAGCTCGCATCGACACCAGAGGCCTGCGCGCGCGCGACTGTCATCCACATCAACCCGCGCGCCTTCTTCTTTTCGGAGTTGCCGATCTCGTAGAGTGTCTCGCCCAGGCGTGCCTGAGCTCCAACATGTCCTTTGAGGGCTGCCAGATTGTACCAACGCACGGCCATGCGGCTGTTGTTGTTCTGGTACATCCGTCCAAGCTCGTACTGAGCGGCCGCGTCACCAAAATAGGAGGCTGCGTGAGTAAAAATCTGACGTGCACGGCTTTCACTTTGTGGAACCGCACCGTCAATTCCGGTCAGATAATATGACCCGAGTGCCACAAACGCGCTGGAAACAAACGGCGCATCAGGCGCGTCCGGCCGATCATCACCATGTTCGCGAACGATCTGGCTGTAGTACTCAAACGCCTTCAGGTCGTCTTCTTTGACGCCGTCGCCCTTGGAGTACATTTCGCCAAGTTTCCACGCTGCCATAGGCTGACCGTTTTCCGCAGCGTATTGCAGAGAGCTGAGCGCTGCAGCTTTGTCACCGGAATAGTATTGACGCGCTCCAGCGCGCAAAGCTTCGCTGGGAGAAAGATCTTGCGGACCAATGGTTCTCGGGGCGGCCGGCTGTCCATCAAACGCCAGCGCCTCACCTGCCATGCCCGCAATCATCAACGCACCGAGCACAGTTCCGGTTTTTCCTAGGCGTTGAATCAATGAGCTCTTCTTTTGCATCCCATTCACACTATTATCCGCCGGACAGAATTTATTTTTCCGACGGACGGTCTTGTTTTTTATCCGCGCCATGCGCATTTGATTTCACTGTGTCCTGTCGAGCAGTACTCGCCGGACCCTGTTTTTTGATATGGCCAAAAATGGCCAATCATTTCGGCCTAAGTTGGGCCGTTTGCCGCCCAAATAAGACCATTTGCAGATTATTTGTGTCCCAATCCGCCTCACTGCCGTCAAGAAGTACAACCGGCTTGTGGACTGATAATAACGCAACGGTTGAATGGCAAACATGGCCGAACATGGGCAATGCCTTCATTCGAGCATTCCCGTCGCCACTCTCTATTCAACTGTTGCGAAATTGGCACAATTTCAGCTTACACCCCATCCCTCACGTGGAACGATAATGCGCACAGTCTGGTTGATGATGTGTTTCCAGCGTGCGAAATGCCATGCGCAGCTGTTGAAAACGGGGGCTTTTGGCCTAATCGCCTTGCCGTTCTATGTTTGTCCTTCAAACTGGAAACCGATTCGGTGTAGGTAAAGCCCGCTAAGACCCGGACGATGAAGATCTAAAACCAATCAGGCGATATGGAATGAGTGCGAAAGACGATTTATTTGCCGGCAATGCCGCAGTTTCTACTCCTGTGGAGCAGGAAACGCCATCTCGCGCACCACAGAAACCTCGCTCCATGCCTGCGGTTACCGCCGTTTCCGATGACTATTCTGCAGCTGACATTGAAGTTCTTGAAGGTCTGGAACCGGTTCGCCGTCGGCCAGGCATGTATATCGGCGGGACCGATGAAAAGGCACTGCATCACCTATTCGCTGAGGTGATCGACAATTCCATGGATGAAGCGGTCGCCGGGCACGCAACATGGATCGATGTAACGCTTGCGGACGACGGCTATCTGACGATTACGGACAATGGTCGTGGCATCCCCGTCGACCCTCATCCGAAATTCAAGGACAAGTCCGCGCTGGAAGTCATCATGACAACGCTGCACGCGGGCGGAAAATTCGACAGTAAGGTCTACGAAACCTCCGGCGGCCTCCATGGTGTCGGTATTTCAGTCGTCAACGCCTTGTCTGAAGAACTGGTCGTTGAAGTTGCCCGCAGCCGTAAGCTTTACCGCCAGACCTTTCGCCGTGGTAAGGCGGATGGTCCTCTGGAACTGGTGGGCGACACCCAGAACCGCCGTGGAACACAAGTACGCTTCAAACCCGACGACCAGATTTTCGGAAAAGGTGCAAAATTCCAACCGGCGCGCTTGCTCAAGATGGCGCGGTCGAAGGCCTATCTGTTCGGCGGCGTAGAGATCCGCTGGCACTGTGCGCCAAACCTCTTGTCCGACAAGGATGAAACGCCTGCAGAAGCTGTTTTCCACTTTCCAGGTGGTTTGAAGGACTTTCTCGCCGAACGGCTGACCAAAGAACGCAGGGTCGTTGATGAGGTCTTCGCCGGACGAACAGACAATGCTGGCAAACATGGTTCGGTGGAATGGGCTGTCAGCTGGTTTGCCGGCGACGGGTTCGTCAATTCCTATTGTAATACGGTACCGACACCGGAAGGCGGAACGCACGAGGCGGGCTTCCGCTATGCACTGCTTCGTGGATTAAAAGCCTACGGTGAGCTGACCAACAACAAAAAAGCGTCCATCATCACCGGCGACGACGTGCTCACCTCCGCCGGCGGAATGCTCTCCGTATTCATCCGCGAACCTGAGTTTGTCGGCCAAACCAAAGACAAGCTCGCGACCAATGAGGCAACTCGAATAGCAGAAGCGGCCGTGCGAGATGCGTTTGACCATTGGCTGACCGCATCGCCCAATCAGGCCAACAAACTGCTTGAGTGGGTTATCGATCGCGCGGAGGAGCGGCTTCGTCGCCGGCAGGAGAAAGACGTCGCGCGTAAAACCGCCGTCCGAAAACTCCGGCTTCCTGGCAAACTTGCCGACTGTTCAGCCAACCAGGCAGATGGCACCGAACTCTTTATTGTCGAGGGTGACTCGGCGGGTGGTTCTGCAAAGCAGGCGCGCAACAGATCCAACCAGGCCGTATTGCCGCTGCGCGGAAAAATTCTGAACGTCGCCAACGCTGGTCGCGACAAACTCGTTGCCAATCAGCAACTGGCGGATCTTATTCAAGCACTTGGATGCGGCAGCAGATCTCAGTATCGCGAGACCGATCTTCGATACGAGAAGATCGTAATCATGACAGATGCCGATGTGGATGGCGCGCACATTGCTTCACTTTTGATTACGTTCTTTTACCGTGAAATGCCTGAACTTATTCGCGGAGGCCATCTCTATCTTGCGGTTCCGCCTCTCTACCGTCTCAGCCAAGGTGGAAAAACTCTGTATGCTCGCGACGACGCGCATAAAGATGAACTGCTGGAAACTGTATTCAAAGGCAGATCCAAGGTCGAAATTGGCCGTTTTAAAGGGCTTGGAGAAATGCTTCCGGCTCAGTTGAAAGAAACCACGATGGATCCCTCGAAACGTTCACTTCTCAAGGTGGACGTAGATGAGAGTGAAATTGGAGATACCAATGATGCCGTCGAGAGGCTAATGGGCAATAAACCCGAAGCCAGGTTCCGTTTCATTCAAGACAATGCAGAATTTGCAGAGGACCTTGATATTTAGGGGCAAAAACGGATAGTTTAGAGCAGTTTTTTAGTCGGGAGTTGCTTGGAAGGTTTGGCCTTTTGACATCGAACCCGTTTTCACCTGCCGGACAAGTATAATGTTAAACCGGGTTTATTCAGTTTTCGACCGACGGCTGCGACCGCTGCGCAATCACGTTTATCTCGTATTTCCAGAGCACAATATTGCCTACGCGCGCGTAGCCGAGCCTGCTTTTCAGGCCCTTGGTGGTGTTCTCAATCATTTGGCGGGTAACAAACACTCGCTGCAGTCGATCAGACAAGATACCCATGCCAGCGAACGGAATGAGCAGCTTCTATTTCATGGCAATGTCGAGTTGCTCACAGCTCGAGAGCTAAAGAGACGGTACCCAGACACAAAAGTGATCGCCTGGGTTCAAGATCCCGCTCAACGTCTGTCCTACTGTTATGAGCGTGTCATTCTGTCTCAAAATGCCTTGCCTTCCTATTACAGCGAAAGTGGCTTTGATCAGCTTATGTCACCACAGGAATTCGTCGAACATATTTCGTCAATTTCGGACCTGGAAGCTGACAACCTGTTCCGCAGCCAATCAGCTGCATTGACACACAAGGGCACGCTGACTGCAGACATCGTCCTGCAAGTAGAGCAATTTGATCATTCGCTTGCCGCTTTCCTGTCTGAAAGCACGGTTGCGATGCGCAATATACCAAGATCTCGGTATCGTATTTCAGATTTCGTCTCCTACGGCACTTTGTGCTCGTTTGAAGACGAAGGAATTCGCCGGAAACTGCAACGGCGCTACCATGCTGACTACGATCTCTTTTATGCCGAAGAAGCAGCTTACGCCTGACATTGCTGTTTGTTTTCATTCCTTGATTTCAGCTTGCACGAGACGACCTGAAGGCAACTAAAACGCGGTCGAAAGGTTCAATCCGAGTAATTTGCATCAATCAAAGCAGCAAAAATCGCACCCACGTCCATTTCCTTTATTAACTGAGATGGCAAAACTTTAATGGAAATACTCGAGTTTCTTTGCAAATTACCTCAACGACGCATTGACACCTGAGCGCATAAATGTAGGGTGTGCGCCAATCGGCGCCTGGTCCGTCCAAGGCACTGTTTTCTAACCATCACAACATTCGGGCACACCGCTCCATGGCATTTGATACTCTCGGTTTAAGCGAGAAGGTCCTCTCTGCAGTTGATGCAGCAGGTTATAAAGAACCAACGGCAATCCAAGCGGGTGCCATACCTCAGGTTCTTGAGCGGCGTGACATTCTTGGCATTGCTCAAACGGGCACAGGTAAAACAGCCAGTTTTACTCTGCCCATGTTGACATTGCTCGAAAAGGGTCGTGCTCGCGCCCGCATGCCACGGACGCTCATTCTCGAGCCGACACGAGAACTTGCCGCTCAGGTCGAAGAGAATTTCGAAAAGTATGGAACCAATCACAAGCTCAACGTTGCGCTCCTGATTGGCGGCGTATCTTTCGCGGAGCAGGACAAGAAACTCGATCGCGGTACCGATGTCCTGATCGCGACGCCCGGTCGTCTTCTGGACCATTTCGAACGCGGCAAGCTTCTGTTGCAGGGCGTAGAGATCCTGGTGATCGATGAGGCCGACCGGATGCTCGACATGGGTTTCATTCCGGACATTGAACGGATCTGCAAACTGATCCCGTTTACGCGGCAAACACTGTTCTTTTCCGCAACCATGCCGCCCGAAATTCAACGATTGACTGAGACTTTTCTTCAGAACCCCGCGCGGATCGAAGTTGCGCCGACGTCTTCGACAGCGGAAAACGTAACGCAGCTTCTCAAGGCGTCGCCATCGAAAGACTATGAGAAGCGTGCTGCGCTTCGTGAGCTTCTGGAAGGCGCTGAAGACCTCAAGAACGCGATCGTCTTCTGCAACAGAAAACGAGACGTCTCGACACTGTTCCGCTCTCTCGAGCGTCACGAATACAATGTCGGCACATTGCATGGTGATATGGATCAGCGAACCCGTATGCTGATGCTCGACAATTTCCGAAAGGGTAACATCAAACTCCTGGTTGCCAGCGATGTTGCTGCGCGCGGCCTCGACATCCCCGAAGTCAGCCATGTCTTCAATTATGATGTTCCCAGCAATGCGGAAGATTACGTTCACAGGATCGGACGCACAGGGCGTGCCGGTCGCTCAGGAACTGCCTATACGCTCGTGACCGGTGAAGACCAGAAGTACCTGGAAGCTATTGAGGCTTTGATCAAGATGTCGATCGACTGGACCGGTGACGCGATTGACTTCGAAGCTGTTGCAAAAGAGCGGAAAGCGCGTCGGAAAGCAGGAAAGTCCGCCAAGACTGCTGCATCAAGCAACGACAACGAGGCAGATCAGCCAAAACCAGCCAACTCACGCCGCCGTTCCCAGCAAAAGAATCGTGACGGCAACGACAATCGAAATGAGGAGCAACAGGACGCCTTGAACACTTTGCCAATCTCCAACATTCCGCACAAATCTAGCGGGAAAAAGACTCGCAGCGACAAAATGGAGCCTGCGTTTGGTGCCGGTGTTCACATTCCTGCTTTCCTTCTGCGCGAACCAAGACCAAAAAAAGCGTCCTAACGTCAAGTTCGTGTGAGAATCCTCATAACCTTAACGCCTCCTTAAATCTTACATCCGAGTTTGATCCTAGAACTTGCGTCCGTGTGGGGCGGATTCGCGAGTGTGTAGTGAGAGAAGCTTGATGGCGGATGACGACGACCATAAGCGGACAATCCAGTATGGAGAATCCGCAATCAGTTACATCAAGAAGAACGTTCTGCCAGCTTACCCGAGGTCCTATGAGCTTTGGTACACCTATTCTGCTGGCTACAATCAGGGCCTGAACCGGGCTATCAACGACACGATCAAAGCGAGCGGGCGCGTAAGCACAGATGAGATGCTGACGCTATATGGCCGCTTCCTGTCCCCCACACGGCTCGGCGATCGTCTTGATGAAGTTGGATCCAAAGTTTCCAGAGAAGTTGAAGAGCTTGTCGACACGCTCAAACTGAGTGCAGACGCCACGTCAGACTATGGTAGTGCGCTGGAACAGGCCGGCGAAAAGATCAAATCCATCGAAGACGCGGAAAAGCTGCAGATCTACGTGACTCACCTGGTGAAATCGACCCAGAACGCAGTTGCCACCAACAGAAAGCTGGAAAGCCAGCTGCTGGAATCTAAGAAGCACATTGAGAACCTGCAGTCCTCGTTAGAAGCGATCAGATACGAATCGCTCACGGACGAGCTGACAACCCTCAACAATCGCAAGCACTTTGAAAACTCACTTGAACGAGTGATCGAACAGTCAAAGGAAAGCAGACGCGGATTTGCTCTTCTGATGACCGATATTGACCACTTCAAGAAGTTCAATGACACCTTTGGTCACCAGACCGGAGACCAGGTCCTGCGGCTTGTTGCGTTGTCCGTCAAACAGAATATCAAGGCCCAGGATATTGCCTGTCGCTACGGCGGAGAAGAATTCGGTATCATCCTTCCCCACTCCAGTCTCGAAGAGGCATCGGAGATTGGCGAGCGGATCCGCAATGCCGTGATGTCCAAGGAACTGGTGAAACGCTCCACGGGAGAAAACCTCGGTCGTGTGACCATCTCTGTCGGAATTGCGACGTTCCGTTCTGATGACAGCGGGCACTCTATCGTTGCTCGCGCAGACGAAGCTCTCTACGCAGCCAAAAATGCCGGCCGCAATCTCGTCAAGACCGAGCTGGACCTATCTGCAGAAAGCCAGGAAAGCGTCGCCTAGTCCAATCTCGGACACACGCATGACCTTTCTGGCTCTGGTTGTTCGGTGAAACAAAACTTCAGACTTTTGCTCTCAAGCCCATCTGCCAGAAATCACTTTCCAACCGGCAGGCTTTTTCAAAAAGTGACAGTACCCTTGGATAGCGACGCTCTGTCATGACGTCGTCTGCTGTGCCATCCATCCAGCTGGAAAAGTCATTTGCGAGGCTCTGGTAAGCTTCACTTGAATATTCCTGAATCCACCGCTGGTAAGGGTTGGTATCGTTGTCACAGCCCTTCGCACTGAGTTGCCTGCCTATTTCGGCGTAACCAATGACACAGGGAGCTAGCGCGGCCTGAAGATCGAGCAAGTCTCCAGACATACCCGCATCCAAGACAAATCGCGTGTAGGCCATTGTCGGTGTGTCTTCCGGGGCCTGTTCAATTTCATCGCGGGACATGCCCCACTTGCCGCACAACTCGATGTGCAGTTCCAACTCCACATCAAGGATGGCCTTCACACCTTCCAGCGACATTCGCATGTCCGCAACTCTCGGGCTCTTGTAGATCCCTAAGGCATAGGCCCGCGCGAATTGAATCAGGAACAGATAGTCTTGAACGAGGTAGTGCTTGAAGCACTCCAGAGGGAGTTTGCCGTCACCCAACTGCTCGACAAAGTCATGCTGCGTGTAGTCAGCCCACTGCGGCGCCGCGTCGGCCTTGAGCCGTTCAAACAATTTCATTGATTTCGCTTACTTGAAAAACCGGACAAAGGTTCGTTGTCTCAGCGCGCAAAGGCACTGAGGTCGGCTTCCTGCAAAGACACAGATTCGCCGCAGCCACACGCTGAAACTTCATTCGGGTTTTTGAACACAAAACCAGACCGGAATTTGGTCACTTCGTAGTCCATTTCCGTTCCAAGCAGAAAGAGCACTGCCGAGGGGTCGACAAAAAGTTTGGCTCCTTTATCTTCCACAACGTCGTCACCTGCGCTCGCCTCTTCCACGAGGTCCATGGTGTATTCCATGCCCGCGCAACCGCCCTTCTTGATGCCTACGCGCAAGCCGATGGCATCCTTGTCCGAATTCTCGACAAGGCTTTTCACTCTATCAGCTGCGTCATCGGTCAGTGAAATGACCTGAAAATTTCCGGCGGCCATATTTTCCTCATTCAGTTCCGGCGGTCCAAAACCTGATATAAGCTCTCAGCTTATAAGAAAAAAGGGTCTGGCTGTAGTGGTATTTGTCACTACGCGGTGCAGCTTCAGTACCAATTCAGTGCGACTTTTGCCTCATCGGACATACGTTCTGGTGTCCAGGGAGGGTCGAAGACCATGTCGACATTGACGGGCCCGACGCCTGCAACCGCTGAAACAGCGTTTTCCACCCAGCCCGGCATTTCACCTGCAACCGGACAACCAGGTGCAGTCAAGGTCATGTCAATGTTGATGGATCTGTCATCTTCAATATCGACCTTGTAGATCAGGCCAAGTTCATAGATGTCACACGGAATCTCCGGGTCGTAGACCGATTTCAGTGCGCCAACGATGTCTGTTGTCAGTCGATCCAGTTCGTCCGATGAAATAGCACTCTTTGCGGAGACCTCGGCCTGCAGGGCTTCACCATCCGCATTGGTGTCAATTGTCGTCGCATTTTCCATCTTTGGGTCCGTCCTTACCCGAAAAAGCTCTGTGCTTTCAACAAGGCCTCATAGAGGGCATCCACTTCAGAGCGTGTATTGTAGAGGCCAAAACTTGCTCGACATGTAGACGTCACGCCGTATTTTGCCAAGAGCGGTTGCGCACAATGTGTGCCAGCTCTTACCGCAACTCCTGCACGGTCGATGATTGTCGCGACATCATGGGCATGAGCGCCCTTGATTTCAAAGGAAACGATCGCGCCCTTGTCCGGCGCTTCGCCGAAAATTCGCAACGAGTTGATTTCTTTCAGTTTCTGATGTGCATAAGACCTTAGATCAGCTTCGTGCCGAGCTATGTTCTCGCGGCCAATCCCATCCATATAGTCAAGCGCTGCGCCAAGGCCAATGGCTTGAACAATGGGTGGGGTCCCTGCCTCAAAGCGATGCGGAGGATCGTTGTATGTCACCATGTCTTCGGTGACATCGAGGATCATCTCTCCGCCTCCGTTAAATGGTCTGAGCGCATTTAACCGCTCTGATTTTCCCCAAAGCACACCAATGCCGGACGGGCCGTAAACCTTGTGTCCGGTGAAGACGTAATAATCGCAATCGAGGTCCTGCACGTCGACGGGCAAATGCACCGCGGACTGACTGCCATCGACAAGCACCTGGATACCGCGCTCGTGCGCGATCCGGCAGATCTCCTTTATCGGTACGACAGTGCCCAGGACATTGGACATCTGTGTAATTGCGACCAGTTTTGTTTTGTCAGTTAACGTATCTGCAAACGCGTCGAGATCGAAACTGCCGTCTTCTCGCACGTAAACCCATTTCAACTTGGCGCCACTACGTTCCCTGTGAAAGTGCCATGGAACGATGTTTGAATGATGCTCCATGATCGAGAGAACGATCTCATCACCTTCACCGAAGAAATCCGGTCCCAATCCATAGGAAACGAGATTGATCGCCTCGGTTGTCGATTTGGTGAAGACGATTTCGTCAACCGACTTTGCGTTTAGAAATCGGCGAACTTTTTCGCGCGCCGCCTCATAGTTGTCGGTCGCCGTATTGGAGAGGAAATGGAGGCCACGATGGACATTTGCGTATTCTTCGGAATACGCCTTTGTCACGGCGTCTATCACCGCCTGAGGTTTTTGAGCGGATGCACCGTTGTCCAGGTAAACCAGAGGCTTGCCATAGACTTCCCGTGACAAGATCGGGAAGTCCCTGCGAATGGCGTCGACGTCGTATCCAACATCATCAATGATCGTTTCTGCGGTTGCGACCGTCATGCGCCGCTGCTCCTTATTCCACTCAGCTTAAGCGATGTCAGTGGCCGGCCAGCCAGTCACGCACCCGCTCCTCAAGCCCTTCGGTCACATCGTCTTCGCCGTATTCTTCGATAGCTTCTGAAAGGAAAGCCAAAACCAGCAGGGTTCGTGCCTCGTCTTCAGGTATGCCCCGAGCTCTTAGGTAAAAGAGCAGGTCCTCGTCAATCTGTCCGCTGGTCGCACCATGTGCACAGATCACGTCATCGGCAAAAATTTCAAGCTCCGGCTTGTTTGCCATTTCTGCTTCTTCAGAAAGAAGCAGGGCCTGGGTCATCATCTCGCCGTCGGTTTTCTGGGCATGTTGGGCAACGTTGATCCTGCCCTGGTAAACACCCCGCGCACGACCATCAAGAACGGTCTTGAAGAATTCACGGCTGTTACAGTTTGGTACTGCGTGGTCAACGATCAGCGTCTGGTCACCCAGATCTTCACCACCCGCCATTGTCACGCCGTAGATCTTCGCCTCGGAGTGTTCACCGGTAAACTCGATAAACTGCTGGTTCCTCGCGAATTTTGGTCCAGCCATAAACCCGAGCGATTTGAACTCAGCCTCGCCTGCGATCGTGGCGATCGTTGTAAAGAGCCTTGCGGCATCAACCTTGCCAACAATCAGGCGGGTCGTCGCCAACGACGCTTTGTCGGCGACGTCATAGTCGAAAACGGCGTTCAATTCGCCCATTCCGGTTTCGCCAACGAACGTCTCCAACAAACGCAGCTTGGCACCTTCGCCGAGCGTTATTTTGTGTCGGCTAACCTGCGCGCCTTCAGAGGTTGCAACCTGAATCAGTTCTACCGGCTTGGTGACTTCCACACCAGCTGCGAGCGAAATAACAACACCGCCTTGTACAAAGGCTGTGTTGAGAGCAATAACGCCATCATTTGCAGCGGACTTCGGAGAACGAAGCAACTGCGCCCCGTTTTCTCCTTTCAACGCGGTGTTGAAGTCAGAAACGACGGCTCCTTCGCCGGTGAGCCCGTCCAGATCAGAGAGCTGAGGAGCAAACACGCCATTGATCGTTACAATCTGGTATCTGTCGAGGTCGCCGTAGCTGTTCTGATCCGCCAAAATTGCTTTGGCGGCTGTTTCATCGGCGGCAGCCGCGAGAGGTGCTGCCGATTTCAAGAAGGCGCGCAGATCCGAGTACTTATATTCCTCGACCCGGCGATGAGGCAGTCCCCTGTCACGGATCTGTTCTACCGCCGCTTCCCTGAGCGCAGACACTGCGACGGAACCTTCCAGACTGTCTTTAGAGCTCTGGTAACGGTCCAACAGGTTGCTTTCAGCCTGTGTGTGTTTGATGAGTGCCGTTGCATTCATGTCGCCCTGCTCCCTCAAGCGGCTGTATCGATATATTCGGCGTAGCCATGCTTCTCCAGATCAAGTGCAAGATCCTTGTCACCTGTTTTGACGATCTTGCCTTTGGAAAGGACATGGACAACATCCGGCACGATATGGTCCAGCAAACGCTGATAGTGCGTTATGACAACCATTGCCCGTTCCGGTGAGCGAAGCTTGTTGACGCCGTCGGAAACGACGCGCAATGCGTCGATATCGAGGCCTGAATCTGTTTCGTCCAATACACAGAGCTTTGGTTCAAGCAAAGACATCTGCAGGATTTCCGCACGCTTCTTCTCACCACCCGAAAAGCCGACATTCAAAGGGCGCTTCAACATGTCCATGGAAACATTGAGATGTGCTGCTGCTGCCTTTACGCGCTTCATGAAGTCCGGAATGGACAGAACGTCTTCTCCACGCGCCTTGCGCTGCGCATTCATCGCGGTTTTCAAGAATTCCATTGTGGCAACGCCTGGAATCTCGATTGGATACTGAAACGCCAGGAACATGCCAGCGGCGGCGCGCTCATCCGGATCCATATCGAGCATGTTCTCACCATTGAAGAGGACTTCCCCTTCAGTGATCTCATAATCGTCCTTACCGGCCAGCACGTAGGAAAGAGTGGACTTGCCTGAACCGTTCGGTCCCATGATGGCGTGAACTTCACCGGCATTAACCGTCAGGTCGACACCCCGAAGGATTTCAGTTTCGTCTTCCGCGATGCGGGCATGCAGGTTTTTGATCTCAAGCATTGAGATGTTTCCTTGTAACTCACGGGCACACAGCCCCAAATTCAAATTCAATTCGAAAGCGGCTCGTTAACCCACGGATCCTTCAAGACTGATGGAGATGAGCTTTTGCGCTTCAACCGCGAATTCCATCGGCAACTGCTGGATCACGTCCTTGACGAAGCCGTTGACGATCAAGGCGACTGCCTCTTCTTCGGACAGTCCGCGCTGCAGGCAATAGAACATCTGATCGTCTGAAATCTTTGATGTTGTCGCCTCATGCTCGAACTGTGCCGACGCATTCTTGCTTTCGATGTAAGGAACGGTGTGAGCA belongs to Roseibium porphyridii and includes:
- a CDS encoding cysteine desulfurase; amino-acid sequence: MTVATAETIIDDVGYDVDAIRRDFPILSREVYGKPLVYLDNGASAQKPQAVIDAVTKAYSEEYANVHRGLHFLSNTATDNYEAAREKVRRFLNAKSVDEIVFTKSTTEAINLVSYGLGPDFFGEGDEIVLSIMEHHSNIVPWHFHRERSGAKLKWVYVREDGSFDLDAFADTLTDKTKLVAITQMSNVLGTVVPIKEICRIAHERGIQVLVDGSQSAVHLPVDVQDLDCDYYVFTGHKVYGPSGIGVLWGKSERLNALRPFNGGGEMILDVTEDMVTYNDPPHRFEAGTPPIVQAIGLGAALDYMDGIGRENIARHEADLRSYAHQKLKEINSLRIFGEAPDKGAIVSFEIKGAHAHDVATIIDRAGVAVRAGTHCAQPLLAKYGVTSTCRASFGLYNTRSEVDALYEALLKAQSFFG
- the sufC gene encoding Fe-S cluster assembly ATPase SufC, which produces MLEIKNLHARIAEDETEILRGVDLTVNAGEVHAIMGPNGSGKSTLSYVLAGKDDYEITEGEVLFNGENMLDMDPDERAAAGMFLAFQYPIEIPGVATMEFLKTAMNAQRKARGEDVLSIPDFMKRVKAAAAHLNVSMDMLKRPLNVGFSGGEKKRAEILQMSLLEPKLCVLDETDSGLDIDALRVVSDGVNKLRSPERAMVVITHYQRLLDHIVPDVVHVLSKGKIVKTGDKDLALDLEKHGYAEYIDTAA
- a CDS encoding SufB/SufD family protein; amino-acid sequence: MNATALIKHTQAESNLLDRYQSSKDSLEGSVAVSALREAAVEQIRDRGLPHRRVEEYKYSDLRAFLKSAAPLAAAADETAAKAILADQNSYGDLDRYQIVTINGVFAPQLSDLDGLTGEGAVVSDFNTALKGENGAQLLRSPKSAANDGVIALNTAFVQGGVVISLAAGVEVTKPVELIQVATSEGAQVSRHKITLGEGAKLRLLETFVGETGMGELNAVFDYDVADKASLATTRLIVGKVDAARLFTTIATIAGEAEFKSLGFMAGPKFARNQQFIEFTGEHSEAKIYGVTMAGGEDLGDQTLIVDHAVPNCNSREFFKTVLDGRARGVYQGRINVAQHAQKTDGEMMTQALLLSEEAEMANKPELEIFADDVICAHGATSGQIDEDLLFYLRARGIPEDEARTLLVLAFLSEAIEEYGEDDVTEGLEERVRDWLAGH